A genomic segment from Chanos chanos chromosome 2, fChaCha1.1, whole genome shotgun sequence encodes:
- the anxa2b gene encoding annexin A2b isoform X1 translates to MALVAEFLGQLTLGYGKESEARFPTVVPASDFDPDRDAAKIETAIKTKGVDEQTIIDILTNRSYSQRREIAFEYEKRAKKDMVSALKSALSGSLENLILGLMKSTTQFDASEIRASIKGLGTDEESLIEIVCSRSAAELVEIKKAYKEMFKKDMEKDIAGDTSGDFAKLLLALVEGKREEPGNVVDYDRIDQDAQALYEAGVKRKGTDVATWITIFSERSVPHLQKVFDRYTSYSPYGMKESICKEVKGDLEKSFLTLVECFENKHLYFANRLADAMKGKGAKEKTLTRIVVSRCEIDLMKIRTEFKKLHGKSLYQTIAEHTKGDYQRALLSLCGGDD, encoded by the exons ATGGCACTGGTTGCAGAGTTCTTGGGTCAGCTCACTCTGGGATATGGAAAG GAGAGTGAAGCAAGATTCCCGACAGTTGTTCCAGCCTCAGACTTTGACCCAGATAGGGATGCAGCCAAAATAGAGACTGCCATTAAAACCAAGG GAGTGGATGAGCAAACAATCATTGACATCTTGACCAATCGCAGTTactcacagagaagagagattgCCTTTGAGTATGAGAAAAGGGCAAAAAAG GATATGGTCTCAGCTCTAAAGAGTGCACTGTCTGGTTCTCTGGAGAACCTCATTTTGGGCCTTATGAAGAGCACAACTCAGTTTGATGCATCAGAGATCAGAGCATCCATAAAG GGTTTGGGAACCGACGAGGAGAGCTTGATTGAGATAGTGTGTTCCCGCAGCGCTGCTGAGCTGGTAGAGATTAAGAAAGCTTAcaaagaaa TGTTTAAGAAAGACATGGAGAAGGACATTGCTGGAGACACATCGGGAGATTTTGCCAAGCTGTTGCTGGCTCTTGTTGAG ggaaagagggaggaaccTGGTAACGTAGTGGACTATGACCGTATCGATCAGGATGCTCAA GCTCTATATGAGGCTGGTGTGAAGAGAAAGGGAACTGATGTAGCCACTTGGATTACCATCTTCTCTGAGAGGAGTGTCCCACACCTGCAAAAAg tgtttgacaGGTATACGAGTTACAGTCCTTACGGCATGAAGGAGAGCATCTGTAAAGAGGTGAAAGGAGACCTGGAGAAATCCTTCCTAACATTAG TGGAATGCTTTGAGAACAAGCACCTATACTTTGCCAACAGACTTGCTGATGCCATGAAG GGTAAAGGGGCAAAAGAGAAGACTCTGACACGCATCGTGGTCTCACGTTGTGAGATCGACCTCATGAAGATCCGCACAGAATTCAAAAAGCTACATGGAAAATCCCTCTACCAGACTATTGCG GAACATACGAAGGGTGACTACCAGAGAGCACTACTGAGCCTGTGTGGAGGGGATGATTAG
- the anxa2b gene encoding annexin A2b isoform X2, with amino-acid sequence MALVAEFLGQLTLGYGKSEARFPTVVPASDFDPDRDAAKIETAIKTKGVDEQTIIDILTNRSYSQRREIAFEYEKRAKKDMVSALKSALSGSLENLILGLMKSTTQFDASEIRASIKGLGTDEESLIEIVCSRSAAELVEIKKAYKEMFKKDMEKDIAGDTSGDFAKLLLALVEGKREEPGNVVDYDRIDQDAQALYEAGVKRKGTDVATWITIFSERSVPHLQKVFDRYTSYSPYGMKESICKEVKGDLEKSFLTLVECFENKHLYFANRLADAMKGKGAKEKTLTRIVVSRCEIDLMKIRTEFKKLHGKSLYQTIAEHTKGDYQRALLSLCGGDD; translated from the exons ATGGCACTGGTTGCAGAGTTCTTGGGTCAGCTCACTCTGGGATATGGAAAG AGTGAAGCAAGATTCCCGACAGTTGTTCCAGCCTCAGACTTTGACCCAGATAGGGATGCAGCCAAAATAGAGACTGCCATTAAAACCAAGG GAGTGGATGAGCAAACAATCATTGACATCTTGACCAATCGCAGTTactcacagagaagagagattgCCTTTGAGTATGAGAAAAGGGCAAAAAAG GATATGGTCTCAGCTCTAAAGAGTGCACTGTCTGGTTCTCTGGAGAACCTCATTTTGGGCCTTATGAAGAGCACAACTCAGTTTGATGCATCAGAGATCAGAGCATCCATAAAG GGTTTGGGAACCGACGAGGAGAGCTTGATTGAGATAGTGTGTTCCCGCAGCGCTGCTGAGCTGGTAGAGATTAAGAAAGCTTAcaaagaaa TGTTTAAGAAAGACATGGAGAAGGACATTGCTGGAGACACATCGGGAGATTTTGCCAAGCTGTTGCTGGCTCTTGTTGAG ggaaagagggaggaaccTGGTAACGTAGTGGACTATGACCGTATCGATCAGGATGCTCAA GCTCTATATGAGGCTGGTGTGAAGAGAAAGGGAACTGATGTAGCCACTTGGATTACCATCTTCTCTGAGAGGAGTGTCCCACACCTGCAAAAAg tgtttgacaGGTATACGAGTTACAGTCCTTACGGCATGAAGGAGAGCATCTGTAAAGAGGTGAAAGGAGACCTGGAGAAATCCTTCCTAACATTAG TGGAATGCTTTGAGAACAAGCACCTATACTTTGCCAACAGACTTGCTGATGCCATGAAG GGTAAAGGGGCAAAAGAGAAGACTCTGACACGCATCGTGGTCTCACGTTGTGAGATCGACCTCATGAAGATCCGCACAGAATTCAAAAAGCTACATGGAAAATCCCTCTACCAGACTATTGCG GAACATACGAAGGGTGACTACCAGAGAGCACTACTGAGCCTGTGTGGAGGGGATGATTAG